A window of Ptychodera flava strain L36383 chromosome 1, AS_Pfla_20210202, whole genome shotgun sequence contains these coding sequences:
- the LOC139138623 gene encoding uncharacterized protein produces MNFSTDSAIKLAALHQGQLDTVWQSMSTDSDWGPDDVVLEIGCGIGAGSKLLVDRGNIKSITGYDKSKEYIDVARQLNFEEGKTTYEVADATDASTLKPEWKSAFTKAVSYATFQYIDDKKAFFKNVCWCLKPGGYFLLNFHHGNEMGTLDTIRQYMSDHPKWKPLTKDYSYDVYAALLFRGTRNQLEQLAIECGFSEARIVEKGGYLYRGRTEEEYKNLIEITFGQIQHIPAERKKEFIDDAYQRLIEINVRDEEGKFCLTSPTWVLTAKK; encoded by the exons ATGAACTTCTCCACCGATTCTGCGATCAAATTGGCAGCGCTTCATCAAGGTCAGTTGGATACCGTTTGGCAGAGCATGTCGACAGATTCGGACTGGGGTCCTGATGATGTGGTCCTGGAAATAGGGTGTGGAATTGGAGCGGGCTCTAAGCTCCTTGTAGACAGAGGAAATATTAAATCAATTACAG GCTATGACAAAAGTAAAGAGTATATCGACGTGGCAAGGCAGTTAAACTTTGAAGAGGGCAAAACTACTTATGAAGTTGCTGACGCAACCGATGCTTCGACTCTGAAACCAGAATGGAAGAGTGCCTTCACAAAAGCCGTATCCTATGCAACGTTCCAGTACATCGACGACAAGAAAGCTTTCTTCAAAAACGTCTGTTGGTGCCTGAAACCTGGTGGATACTTTCTGTTGAATTTCCATCATGGGAATGAGATGGGAACTCTTGATACCATACGGCAGTACATGTCGGATCACCCTAAGTGGAAACCATTGACTAAG GATTATTCATACGACGTGTACGCCGCATTGTTGTTTCGAGGAACCAGAAATCAACTAGAACAACTCGCTATTGAGTGTGGCTTTTCGGAAGCTCGTATCGTGGAGAAGGGCGGTTATTTGTACAGAGGCCGCACAGAAGAGGAATACAAGA ACCTCATCGAGATCACATTTGGACAAATTCAACACATACCAGCCGAGAGAAAGAAGGAATTCATCGATGACGCATATCAGAGGCTCATTGAAATCAACGTAAGAGACGAGGAGGGCAAATTTTGCTTGACAAGTCCGACCTGGGTTCTTACCgccaaaaaatga
- the LOC139138638 gene encoding uncharacterized protein: MNFSTDTGIKYAELRKRQLEACWQWLSSSGLDWGPDDVVLDIGCGTATYTKLLADRGNIKSITGYDKNKEFIDVARQVNFEEGKTTYEVADATDASTLKPEWKSAFTKAISIGVFQYIDDKKAFFKNVYWCLKPGGHLLMRFHHGNAPGTLEIMRQYMSDHPKWKPLTKGYTYDVYAALLFRGTRNQLEQLVIECGFSEADIVERDSYLYGNHSEDEFKTQIEYIFGQIQHIPPDRKQEFIEDAYQKLVEINHRDEKDRLCIKCPCWFLTAKK; the protein is encoded by the exons ATGAACTTCTCCACCGATACTGGAATCAAATATGCGGAGCTACGAAAGCGTCAGTTGGAAGCTTGTTGGCAGTGGCTGTCGTCGTCAGGTTTAGACTGGGGTCCTGATGACGTGGTCCTGGACATAGGCTGTGGAACTGCGACCTACACTAAGCTTCTTGCGGACAGAGGAAATATTAAATCGATTACAG GCTACGACAAAAATAAAGAGTTTATCGACGTGGCAAGGCAGGTCAACTTTGAAGAGGGCAAAACTACTTATGAAGTAGCTGACGCAACCGATGCTTCGACTTTGAAACCAGAATGGAAGAGTGCCTTCACTAAAGCCATATCGATTGGAGTGTTCCAGTACATAGACGACAAGAAAGCTTTCTTCAAAAATGTCTACTGGTGCCTGAAACCAGGTGGGCACCTTCTGATGAGATTCCATCATGGTAATGCGCCTGGAACTCTTGAAATAATGAGACAGTACATGTCGGACCATCCAAAGTGGAAACCATTGACTAAG GGTTATACTTATGATGTTTACGCCGCATTGTTGTTTCGAGGAACCAGAAATCAACTAGAACAGCTCGTTATTGAGTGTGGGTTTTCCGAAGCTGATATCGTAGAGAGGGACAGTTATTTGTATGGAAACCACAGTGAAGATGAATTCAAGA CCCAGATCGAGTACATATTTGGACAAATCCAACACATACCACCCGACCGAAAGCAGGAATTTATCGAGGACGCATATCAGAAGCTTGTTGAAATCAACCATAGAGACGAGAAGGACAGACTGTGCATCAAATGTCCATGCTGGTTTCTCACAGCCAAGAAATAG
- the LOC139138626 gene encoding ubiquinone biosynthesis O-methyltransferase-like, whose amino-acid sequence MNLSTGMKYAELCKGQLDTFWQWLSTNLDWVQDDVVLDIGCGTGALIKHIADRGNVKSVTGYDKSKEYIDVARKVNFEEGKTTYEVADATDAATMKPEWKSAFTKAISMGVLQFIEDKKAFFKNACWCLKPGGYLFMVFNHGNVFGTLEVLRQYMSDSPKWKQFTKDYSYDTYATLLFRGTRNQLEQLVIECGFSEANIVERDSYMYGNHSEDEFKDFIEIMFGQIQHIPAERKREFIDDTYQRFVEINERDEEGRLCFKNPTWFLTAKK is encoded by the exons ATGAACTTATCCACTGGGATGAAATATGCTGAGTTATGCAAGGGCCAGTTGGACACGTTCTGGCAGTGGCTTTCTACAAATTTGGACTGGGTTCAAGATGACGTGGTTCTGGACATAGGGTGTGGAACCGGGGCCTTGATTAAGCACATTGCAGACAGGGGAAATGTAAAATCCGTCACAG GCTATGACAAAAGTAAAGAGTATATCGACGTGGCAAGGAAGGTAAACTTTGAAGAGGGCAAAACTACTTATGAAGTAGCTGACGCAACCGATGCTGCGACTATGAAACCAGAATGGAAGAGTGCCTTCACTAAAGCTATATCAATGGGAGTGCTTCAGTTCATTGAGGACAAGAAAGCTTTCTTCAAAAACGCCTGCTGGTGCCTGAAACCAGGTGGATACCTTTTTATGGTATTTAATCACGGCAATGTTTTCGGAACCCTTGAAGTCCTGAGGCAGTACATGTCGGATAGCCCAAAGTGGAAACAATTTACCAAG GATTATTCTTATGATACTTATGCCACATTGTTGTTTCGAGGAACCAGAAATCAACTAGAACAGCTCGTTATTGAGTGCGGGTTTTCCGAAGCTAATATCGTAGAGAGGGACAGTTATATGTATGGAAACCACAGTGAAGATGAATTCAAGG ACTTCATCGAGATCATGTTTGGACAAATTCAACACATACCAGCCGAGAGAAAGAGGGAATTCATCGATGACACATATCAGAGGTTCGTTGAAATCAACGAAAGAGACGAGGAGGGCAGATTGTGCTTTAAAAATCCGACCTGGTTCCTTACCgccaaaaaatga